A stretch of Longimicrobium terrae DNA encodes these proteins:
- a CDS encoding aldo/keto reductase, translating into MRYRILGEHTGLRVSEIVLGTAMFGTGWGYGTDRDESRRILDGYVDAGGNFLDTADTYQFGDSETFLGEMIAGRRDEFVVATKYTLGAAAQGTVSTTGNSRKNMRQSVEASLRRLRTDHIDLLWVHMPDGVTPMDEIVRGLDDLVRAGKIVYGGLSDFPAWRVARGATMAELRGWAPIAALQTEYSLVERTSDRELLPMSSALGLGVVGWSPLGGGVLTGKYRRGERGRVTEMKRVIQVEDTPQRTAVIDTLEAVAREAGSNPGRVAISWVASKGVIPIIGPRTRAQLDDNLAATELRLTPDQLRRLDEASAIPLGFPHDLLAAEANRSRLAAGRHDLVDAPARVVA; encoded by the coding sequence ATGCGCTACAGGATTCTGGGCGAGCACACGGGACTCCGGGTGTCGGAAATCGTACTGGGCACCGCTATGTTCGGCACTGGCTGGGGATACGGAACGGACCGGGACGAGTCGCGGCGCATTCTGGACGGCTACGTGGACGCGGGGGGCAACTTTCTGGACACGGCGGATACGTACCAGTTCGGCGACTCGGAAACGTTTCTGGGGGAGATGATCGCCGGCCGGCGCGACGAATTCGTCGTCGCCACCAAGTACACCCTGGGCGCCGCCGCGCAGGGCACGGTTTCCACGACGGGCAACAGCCGCAAGAACATGCGGCAGTCGGTGGAAGCCAGCTTGCGGCGGCTGCGGACGGACCACATCGACCTGCTCTGGGTGCACATGCCCGACGGCGTCACGCCCATGGACGAGATCGTACGCGGCCTGGACGACCTGGTGCGCGCCGGCAAGATCGTGTACGGCGGGCTCTCCGACTTTCCCGCGTGGCGCGTGGCGCGCGGGGCCACGATGGCGGAACTGCGCGGCTGGGCACCCATCGCGGCGCTGCAGACAGAATACAGCCTCGTGGAGCGCACGTCGGACCGCGAACTGCTGCCGATGTCGTCCGCGCTGGGGCTGGGCGTGGTGGGATGGTCGCCGCTGGGCGGCGGCGTGCTCACCGGCAAGTACCGCCGCGGCGAGCGCGGCCGGGTAACGGAGATGAAGCGCGTGATTCAGGTGGAAGACACGCCCCAGCGCACCGCCGTCATCGATACGCTCGAGGCCGTCGCGCGGGAGGCCGGGTCCAATCCGGGGCGGGTCGCGATCTCGTGGGTGGCGTCAAAGGGAGTCATTCCGATCATCGGCCCCCGCACGCGCGCGCAGTTGGACGACAACCTGGCCGCCACGGAGCTGCGGCTGACGCCGGACCAGTTGCGGCGGCTGGACGAGGCGAGCGCGATTCCGCTCGGCTTTCCGCACGACCTGCTGGCGGCGGAGGCGAACCGGTCCCGGCTCGCCGCCGGCCGCCACGATCTCGTGGACGCTCCGGCGCGCGTGGTTGCCTGA
- a CDS encoding GlxA family transcriptional regulator yields MALLAEMRVAVALVPAAAFARRGLRTRSFRAILPASVTIAIFRGIPAMRIVDVMALAGAMPSSVAITADVIATANRLAAMEGRSPVFGPRFSGSGRRMAGQLCTGVPAPKGTPGDAEIVIVPGLGATTEPGVLERIGRGDARTAIRALKQAAARGGEIAASCSSVFLLAEAGLLDGRRATTTWWLAPLFGRMYPAVQLDADAMVVAEGPVTTAGAAMAQLDLMLALVTRHGGPELAERCARYLLLDGRRSQARYMALGYLSEADPDVVRAERWARAHLHTGISAAELAAAAGLSTRTFARRVERATGLSPVRFLQRLRVERAVELLETTSCTVEEIARRVGYAEPTTLRRILRRNAGVRPRDVRG; encoded by the coding sequence ATGGCTCTGCTCGCGGAAATGCGGGTGGCGGTGGCACTCGTCCCCGCGGCGGCATTCGCGCGCCGCGGGTTGCGGACACGTTCGTTCCGCGCCATCCTGCCCGCCAGCGTCACAATCGCCATCTTTCGGGGAATTCCTGCCATGCGGATCGTGGACGTGATGGCTCTGGCGGGGGCGATGCCGTCGAGCGTCGCGATCACCGCCGACGTGATCGCGACAGCCAACCGCCTGGCCGCGATGGAAGGACGCTCCCCCGTGTTCGGACCCCGGTTTTCCGGCTCCGGGCGCAGGATGGCCGGCCAGCTGTGCACCGGCGTTCCGGCGCCAAAGGGCACGCCGGGAGACGCGGAGATCGTCATCGTCCCCGGCCTCGGCGCCACGACGGAGCCCGGGGTGCTCGAGCGGATCGGGCGCGGCGACGCGCGTACGGCGATCCGCGCGCTGAAACAGGCGGCGGCCCGCGGCGGCGAAATCGCGGCTTCGTGCTCCTCCGTGTTCCTGCTGGCCGAAGCGGGGCTGCTGGACGGACGGCGGGCTACGACGACGTGGTGGCTCGCGCCGCTGTTCGGGCGGATGTATCCCGCTGTGCAGCTGGACGCGGACGCGATGGTGGTGGCCGAGGGGCCGGTCACCACCGCCGGTGCGGCGATGGCGCAACTGGACCTGATGCTCGCGCTGGTCACACGCCACGGAGGTCCCGAACTGGCCGAGCGGTGCGCGCGGTACCTGCTGCTGGACGGGCGGCGAAGCCAGGCGCGGTACATGGCGCTCGGTTACCTCAGCGAGGCGGATCCGGACGTGGTACGCGCGGAGCGCTGGGCGCGCGCGCACCTGCACACGGGGATCAGCGCCGCGGAACTGGCGGCCGCCGCCGGCCTGTCCACGCGCACCTTTGCGCGGCGGGTGGAGCGTGCCACGGGCCTTTCTCCCGTGCGCTTTCTGCAGCGCCTTCGCGTGGAGCGCGCGGTGGAACTGCTGGAAACCACGAGTTGCACGGTGGAGGAAATCGCGCGGCGGGTGGGCTACGCGGAGCCCACCACGCTGCGGCGCATCCTCCGCCGCAACGCGGGCGTGCGGCCGCGTGACGTGCGTGGATAG
- a CDS encoding dienelactone hydrolase family protein → MPHHRLDPDALHDFARREVTLRDRRKTVYVAGEGPAVVVMHEMPGISPHVARFARWVRDAGFAVYLPSLFGEDGAVPSAEEGEAVFRRACVSAEFRALGGGGASSPVAAWLRELARLAHAERGGPGVGAIGMCFTGNFALAMMLEPSVLAPVLSQPSLPLDNPAGLEISAPELRVVRERLDREDLTVRAYRFAGDRYCTAERFAAYAAALGDRFVARVLHDAAAHLEDAPPFFARHVSTPHSVVTVHLADRQGEPTREARDEIIEFFRQRLAGGAGVR, encoded by the coding sequence ATGCCCCACCACCGTCTCGATCCCGATGCGCTCCATGATTTCGCCCGGCGTGAGGTGACGTTGCGGGACCGCCGGAAAACCGTGTACGTGGCGGGCGAGGGCCCCGCCGTGGTCGTGATGCACGAGATGCCGGGGATCAGCCCCCACGTCGCCCGGTTCGCCCGGTGGGTGCGCGACGCGGGCTTCGCCGTCTACCTGCCCTCCCTGTTCGGGGAGGATGGTGCCGTGCCGTCCGCGGAGGAGGGCGAGGCGGTCTTTCGCCGGGCGTGCGTGAGCGCGGAGTTCCGCGCCTTGGGGGGCGGCGGCGCGTCCAGCCCGGTGGCCGCGTGGCTGCGGGAGCTGGCCCGCCTGGCCCATGCCGAGCGGGGCGGACCCGGCGTGGGAGCCATCGGCATGTGCTTCACCGGCAACTTCGCCCTCGCGATGATGCTGGAGCCGTCGGTGCTGGCCCCGGTGCTTTCGCAGCCCTCGCTGCCGCTGGACAACCCCGCCGGGCTCGAGATCTCCGCGCCGGAACTGCGGGTCGTCCGCGAGCGGCTGGACCGGGAAGACCTCACGGTCCGCGCGTATCGCTTCGCGGGAGACCGCTACTGCACCGCGGAGCGGTTCGCGGCGTACGCGGCCGCGCTGGGTGACCGGTTCGTCGCGCGCGTCCTCCACGACGCGGCGGCCCACCTGGAAGACGCACCCCCGTTCTTTGCCCGGCACGTGAGCACGCCGCACAGCGTGGTAACGGTGCACCTGGCCGACCGCCAGGGCGAGCCTACGCGCGAGGCCCGGGACGAGATCATCGAGTTCTTTCGCCAGCGGCTGGCCGGTGGCGCCGGCGTGCGGTGA
- a CDS encoding sensor histidine kinase yields the protein MDTQGSKGPAGGQSWTLRISAPTLALGFVMISLFALALTPNYMIRRLDILRRDTEGTVGSASPIVAELRLLMEQEEVDHAHLRITGTREALAHYRATQQREDSIFQRLLPLAESIGPGVAARAREMQRLAGRMQVLPDARAYGEIDEAEFTRRLPEQAPLRDSLEASRVALEGAITQALETDIDRGGEVVRRQRTISFWMGAMALLAAVAVGWFARRERHLGRELTRALGAERRLREESEQRREELKRISESKARLMRGFSHDVKNPLGTADGFLQLLEEGIIDPVTERQKASLGRARHSLNAAVNLIEDLLEIARAETGAIHIARVPTDIAAVVREAVDEFHGQARAKGLVMTTEVADGLPAIHSDPVRVRQVLGNLISNAVKYTPAGRVQVRAMPRAARDGRPGVAMEVVDTGSGIPADKRPLLFQEFTRFEPGAARGSGVGLAISARIVEALGGEIGVESEVGRGSTFVLWLPVGSRADEQPAPPATPTR from the coding sequence ATGGACACGCAAGGTTCAAAGGGCCCCGCCGGGGGACAGTCGTGGACGCTGCGCATCTCCGCGCCCACGCTGGCGCTGGGCTTCGTCATGATCTCGCTCTTCGCCCTGGCGCTCACCCCCAACTACATGATCCGGCGGCTGGACATTCTGCGCCGCGACACCGAAGGCACGGTGGGCAGCGCCAGCCCCATCGTGGCGGAACTGCGCCTGCTGATGGAGCAGGAAGAGGTGGATCACGCCCACCTGCGCATCACCGGCACGCGCGAGGCGCTGGCGCACTACCGCGCCACGCAGCAGCGCGAAGACAGCATCTTTCAACGCCTGCTTCCCCTGGCGGAAAGCATCGGGCCCGGCGTGGCGGCGCGCGCGCGGGAGATGCAGCGCCTTGCCGGACGCATGCAGGTGCTTCCCGACGCCCGCGCGTACGGCGAGATCGACGAAGCGGAGTTCACGCGCAGGCTGCCGGAACAGGCGCCGCTGCGCGACTCGCTGGAGGCATCGCGCGTGGCGCTGGAGGGCGCCATCACCCAGGCGCTGGAAACGGACATCGACCGCGGCGGCGAGGTGGTCAGGCGCCAGCGCACCATCTCGTTCTGGATGGGAGCGATGGCGCTGCTGGCGGCGGTGGCGGTGGGGTGGTTCGCCCGGCGAGAACGCCACCTGGGGCGGGAACTGACCCGCGCGCTGGGCGCGGAACGCAGGCTGCGCGAAGAATCGGAGCAGCGGCGCGAGGAGCTCAAGCGCATCAGCGAAAGCAAGGCGCGGCTGATGCGCGGCTTCAGCCACGACGTCAAGAACCCGCTGGGCACGGCGGACGGCTTTCTGCAGCTTCTGGAGGAGGGGATCATCGATCCCGTCACCGAGCGGCAGAAGGCCAGCCTGGGCCGCGCCCGCCACTCACTGAACGCGGCCGTCAACCTGATCGAGGACCTGCTGGAGATCGCCCGGGCCGAAACGGGCGCCATCCACATCGCGCGGGTGCCCACGGACATCGCCGCCGTGGTCCGCGAGGCGGTGGACGAGTTCCACGGCCAGGCGCGCGCCAAGGGCCTGGTGATGACCACGGAGGTCGCGGACGGCCTTCCCGCCATCCACAGCGACCCCGTGCGCGTGCGGCAGGTGCTGGGAAACCTGATTTCCAACGCGGTCAAGTACACTCCCGCGGGACGCGTGCAGGTGCGCGCGATGCCGCGCGCCGCCAGGGACGGCCGGCCCGGCGTGGCGATGGAGGTGGTGGATACCGGCTCCGGAATTCCCGCGGACAAGCGGCCGCTGCTCTTTCAGGAGTTCACCCGCTTTGAGCCGGGCGCGGCGCGCGGATCCGGCGTGGGGCTGGCGATCAGCGCGCGCATCGTGGAGGCGCTGGGCGGCGAGATCGGCGTGGAAAGCGAGGTGGGCAGGGGCAGCACCTTTGTTCTCTGGCTCCCGGTCGGCAGCCGCGCGGACGAGCAGCCCGCCCCGCCCGCGACCCCGACGCGCTGA
- a CDS encoding mechanosensitive ion channel family protein, giving the protein MIQADTLTLVQLAQLRDKWTDKFTWEALAITGLRVAGALFVTLLLYWALRLVLRRVERALGDPTPGVLSAQTQRARTLLSLLRSMGMVLVAILGVFMVLGSLGVNLGPLLAGAGVLGLAVSFGAQSLVKDIISGLFILFENQFGVGDVIRIEGVSGTVEKMTLRVVVLRDVHGVLHIVPNGEIKKVSNLTRTWARVVLDVGVGYREDPDRVIGVLRDLGRELYEDPQWKPLLLDPVEVPGIEAFGESAITVRVMAKTLPLKQWDVARELRRRIKYRFDREEIEIPFPHQTVTWAEPPVVSAVVPAGGGDHAADGVPGART; this is encoded by the coding sequence ATGATTCAGGCAGACACGCTGACGCTGGTGCAGCTGGCGCAGCTGCGCGACAAGTGGACCGACAAGTTCACGTGGGAGGCGCTGGCCATCACCGGCCTGCGGGTGGCCGGCGCGCTGTTCGTCACCCTGCTGCTGTACTGGGCGCTGCGCCTGGTGCTGCGCCGCGTGGAGCGCGCCCTGGGCGATCCTACGCCCGGCGTGCTGAGTGCCCAGACGCAGCGCGCGCGCACCCTGCTGAGCCTGCTGCGCAGCATGGGAATGGTACTGGTGGCCATCCTGGGCGTCTTCATGGTGCTGGGCTCGCTGGGGGTGAACCTGGGCCCGCTGCTGGCCGGCGCCGGCGTCCTGGGCCTGGCCGTCTCGTTCGGAGCGCAGTCGCTGGTCAAGGACATCATCTCCGGGCTGTTCATCCTGTTCGAGAACCAGTTCGGCGTGGGCGACGTGATCCGCATCGAGGGGGTGAGCGGCACGGTGGAAAAGATGACGCTGCGCGTGGTGGTGCTGCGCGATGTGCACGGCGTGCTGCACATCGTTCCCAACGGCGAGATCAAGAAGGTCAGCAACCTTACCCGCACCTGGGCGCGCGTGGTGCTGGACGTGGGCGTGGGATACCGCGAGGACCCGGACCGCGTCATCGGCGTGCTGCGCGACCTGGGGCGGGAACTGTACGAGGATCCGCAGTGGAAGCCGCTGCTTCTGGACCCGGTGGAAGTGCCGGGGATCGAGGCGTTCGGCGAAAGCGCCATCACCGTGCGGGTGATGGCCAAGACGCTGCCGCTGAAGCAGTGGGACGTGGCGCGCGAGCTTCGCCGCCGCATCAAGTACAGGTTTGACCGCGAAGAAATCGAGATTCCCTTTCCGCACCAGACGGTCACCTGGGCCGAGCCGCCGGTGGTGTCGGCGGTGGTCCCGGCCGGCGGCGGCGACCACGCGGCGGACGGCGTTCCGGGAGCGAGAACATGA
- a CDS encoding alpha/beta hydrolase — protein sequence MPARRAFRPRRIAVVVAAVLAFARIATAQTPTVPDTARVRIVSIPGSLPQPRNAVVVLPRGYHQSVRRYPVLYLLHGHDGGYRNWMERTNLLAYTERMPLIIVLPDGANSWYTNSAARPDEKFEDYVATDIPAYVDQNFRTLTFREARYVAGLSMGGYGALKMGLKYPARFSLSGSFSGALAAPTSTTSTTVGEAFGPAGSAARAENDLVALAGSARIPEGTYFYLDCGTADRLLEANRTFAQALSARPLAYEYHEVAGVHSWEFWDRRLPVFMRLVEERIARLPALD from the coding sequence ATGCCCGCACGCCGCGCTTTCCGTCCCCGCCGCATTGCCGTCGTGGTCGCCGCCGTTCTCGCATTCGCCAGGATCGCGACCGCGCAGACGCCAACGGTTCCCGACACCGCGCGGGTGCGGATCGTCTCCATCCCCGGATCGCTTCCGCAGCCGCGCAACGCCGTCGTGGTTCTGCCGCGCGGCTACCACCAATCCGTGCGGCGCTACCCCGTTCTCTACCTGCTGCACGGGCATGACGGCGGGTACCGCAACTGGATGGAGCGCACCAACCTGCTCGCCTACACCGAGCGGATGCCGCTGATCATCGTGCTGCCTGACGGCGCGAACTCGTGGTACACCAACAGCGCAGCGCGGCCTGACGAGAAGTTCGAGGACTACGTCGCCACGGACATCCCCGCGTACGTCGACCAGAACTTCCGCACGCTCACGTTTCGCGAGGCGCGGTACGTGGCGGGGCTCAGCATGGGCGGATATGGTGCGTTGAAAATGGGATTGAAGTACCCCGCGCGCTTTTCGCTCTCGGGCAGCTTCTCCGGCGCGCTGGCGGCGCCAACGAGCACGACCTCCACCACGGTCGGGGAGGCATTCGGCCCCGCGGGAAGCGCGGCGCGGGCGGAAAACGATCTGGTCGCGCTGGCGGGAAGCGCGCGGATCCCGGAAGGCACGTACTTCTACCTCGACTGCGGGACCGCCGACCGGCTGCTGGAAGCCAACCGCACGTTCGCCCAGGCCCTGTCCGCCCGGCCGCTGGCGTACGAGTACCACGAGGTCGCCGGTGTGCACAGCTGGGAGTTCTGGGACCGGCGCCTCCCCGTCTTCATGCGCCTGGTCGAGGAGCGCATCGCGCGCCTGCCCGCGCTGGACTGA
- a CDS encoding trans-sulfuration enzyme family protein — translation MSTTRQDLAIDPPLAPETLAVHPWATATGRPRAHRTLNAPLHLSTQWEGADLPQLAELFARDQDRGFYTRFGHPTIRLAEERLAVLEGAADALLFSSGMGAISTSLLAVLRAGDHVVAHQSIFAQTIQFLEHLAAAAGVTVDFVNAAEPDQVAAAMGPRTRLLYLETPSNPAIDIVDIEGLAAIARAHGARVFVDSTFAGPMIQHPLSLGADLVLHSASKSLAGHADVLGGGAAGAAPLIADIRRMRVLTGATLDPHAAWLLLRSMQTLPLRVRAQSDTAERVARQLEASLAVSHIRYPFLPSHPGHEVARRQMALGGGMLSFALHGGLASTRRFVDALRWIPLASSLGSVYTTLEVPEELDFAVEEIGERASSFALPPGLVRLSIGVESAADIQRDIQLGLDAVTECAGGLSSSAERE, via the coding sequence ATGAGCACCACACGACAGGACCTCGCGATTGATCCGCCCCTCGCGCCGGAGACGCTGGCCGTGCACCCGTGGGCAACCGCGACGGGGCGGCCGCGCGCGCATCGCACGCTCAACGCGCCGCTCCACCTCAGCACGCAGTGGGAGGGCGCGGACCTGCCGCAGTTGGCGGAACTGTTCGCGCGCGATCAGGACCGCGGCTTCTACACCCGCTTCGGCCATCCCACCATCCGTCTTGCGGAAGAACGGCTCGCGGTGCTGGAAGGCGCCGCGGACGCGCTGCTCTTTTCCTCCGGAATGGGGGCGATCAGCACCTCGCTTCTGGCCGTGCTGCGGGCGGGCGACCACGTGGTGGCGCACCAGTCCATCTTTGCCCAGACGATCCAGTTCCTGGAGCACCTTGCCGCCGCCGCCGGCGTCACCGTGGACTTCGTGAACGCGGCGGAGCCGGACCAGGTGGCGGCGGCGATGGGCCCGCGCACCCGGCTGCTATATTTGGAGACGCCCTCCAATCCCGCCATCGACATCGTGGACATCGAGGGGCTTGCCGCGATCGCGCGGGCGCACGGCGCGCGGGTGTTCGTGGATTCCACCTTCGCGGGCCCGATGATCCAGCATCCGCTGTCCCTGGGCGCGGACCTGGTCCTGCACTCGGCCAGCAAGTCGCTGGCGGGCCACGCGGACGTCCTGGGGGGAGGCGCGGCCGGCGCGGCGCCGCTCATCGCCGACATCCGGCGCATGCGTGTGCTCACGGGCGCGACGCTGGATCCGCACGCAGCCTGGCTCCTGCTCCGCAGCATGCAGACGCTTCCGCTGCGGGTGCGCGCGCAGTCCGACACGGCGGAACGGGTGGCGCGGCAGTTGGAGGCGAGCCTGGCGGTGTCGCACATCCGCTACCCCTTTCTCCCCTCGCATCCCGGGCACGAGGTGGCCCGCCGGCAGATGGCGCTCGGGGGCGGCATGCTGTCGTTTGCGCTTCACGGCGGACTGGCGAGCACCCGCCGCTTCGTGGACGCACTGCGCTGGATTCCGCTGGCCAGCAGCCTGGGAAGCGTCTACACCACGCTGGAAGTGCCGGAAGAACTGGACTTCGCCGTGGAGGAAATCGGCGAGCGCGCCAGCTCGTTCGCCCTGCCGCCGGGGCTGGTCCGCCTGTCGATCGGGGTGGAGTCGGCCGCGGACATCCAACGGGATATTCAGCTGGGGCTCGATGCCGTCACCGAGTGCGCCGGGGGCCTCAGCTCGTCCGCGGAACGGGAGTGA
- a CDS encoding PepSY domain-containing protein: MLRKIVFWSHLGAGFIAGVVVFVMSVTGVLLTYQRQMTAWADMRGLNGAPPAANAARMAPEALLGRVLQTEKGAPTSVVWRGAADAPVAVSFGRERTVFVNAYTGETLGTGATGMRTFFRKITEWHRWMGATGENRERGGALTGACNLLFFFLLLSGAILWIPKQWRRANLRNIMWFRRGLRPKARDFNWHHVFGFWMFIPLAIIIASGVVISYSWASELVFRVVGESPPPRQGEGGGGAGGAPKGRAEGGRGAAEGGRAEGGRGGAGEGRGAAEGGRGEGGRGGNGEGRGAPKLAGLDPLWAQAVARAPGWKILTMQVPPKPDAPVSFTLDRGTGGQPQTRATLAFDRETGRVTKWEPFAATSTGRQLRGILRFAHTGEVLGIVGQTVAGIASLAAALLVWTGISLSLRRFAAWRSRRKSPRAATPA; this comes from the coding sequence GTGCTGCGTAAAATCGTTTTCTGGAGCCACCTTGGGGCGGGGTTCATCGCCGGGGTGGTTGTGTTCGTGATGTCGGTAACCGGTGTGCTGCTGACCTACCAGCGCCAGATGACGGCCTGGGCCGACATGCGTGGCCTGAATGGGGCGCCCCCCGCGGCCAACGCGGCGCGCATGGCCCCCGAGGCGCTGCTGGGACGCGTGCTGCAGACGGAAAAGGGTGCGCCCACCTCCGTGGTGTGGCGCGGCGCGGCGGACGCGCCCGTGGCCGTCAGCTTCGGGCGCGAACGCACGGTGTTCGTCAACGCGTACACGGGCGAGACGCTGGGCACGGGCGCCACGGGAATGCGCACGTTCTTTCGCAAGATCACCGAGTGGCACCGCTGGATGGGCGCCACGGGCGAAAACCGCGAGCGCGGCGGCGCCCTTACCGGCGCGTGCAACCTGCTCTTCTTCTTTCTGCTGCTGAGCGGCGCCATTCTGTGGATTCCCAAGCAGTGGAGGCGCGCCAACCTGCGCAACATCATGTGGTTCCGCCGCGGACTGCGCCCCAAGGCGCGGGACTTCAACTGGCACCACGTGTTCGGCTTCTGGATGTTCATCCCGCTCGCCATCATCATCGCGTCGGGCGTGGTGATCTCGTACTCGTGGGCCAGCGAACTCGTGTTCCGCGTCGTGGGCGAGTCGCCTCCGCCGCGCCAGGGTGAGGGCGGTGGCGGCGCGGGTGGGGCGCCCAAGGGCCGCGCGGAAGGCGGTCGCGGCGCGGCCGAAGGCGGTCGTGCGGAGGGCGGACGCGGCGGAGCCGGCGAGGGCCGGGGCGCGGCGGAAGGCGGGCGCGGCGAGGGTGGCCGTGGCGGAAACGGTGAGGGCCGCGGCGCGCCCAAGCTGGCCGGGCTGGACCCGCTGTGGGCGCAAGCCGTTGCGCGCGCGCCGGGGTGGAAGATCCTGACGATGCAGGTTCCCCCGAAGCCGGACGCGCCCGTGTCGTTCACGCTGGACCGCGGCACCGGCGGGCAGCCGCAGACGCGCGCCACGCTGGCGTTCGATCGCGAGACCGGCCGTGTCACCAAGTGGGAGCCGTTCGCCGCCACGTCAACCGGGCGCCAGCTTCGCGGCATCCTTCGCTTCGCGCACACGGGCGAGGTGCTGGGGATCGTGGGGCAGACCGTCGCCGGGATCGCGTCGCTGGCCGCCGCGCTGCTGGTGTGGACCGGCATCTCGCTGTCGCTGCGCCGCTTTGCCGCATGGCGCAGCCGCCGCAAATCGCCGCGCGCCGCCACGCCGGCATGA
- a CDS encoding YifB family Mg chelatase-like AAA ATPase, whose translation MLARVLSGAVLGIDAYLVTVEADVASGLPAFYTVGLPQGAVKEGRERVIAAVQNSGYLIPPKRLTINLAPADIVKSGSAFDLPIAVGILAGTGQMHSLARLERYLLMGELALDGALRPVRGALPIAIAARAAGLNGVILPPQNVAEAAVVDGVEVRGAATLTEVIKFLEGTGDLPLAQVDREALFRSSSTYEADFADVKGQEHVKRALEVAAAGAHNILMVGPPGSGKTMLAQRIPGILPPLTFEEALETTKIHSVAGLLGDGRALICARPFRNPHTTISDAGLIGGGSNPRPGEASLAHNGVLFLDELPEFRRNVLEQLRQPLEDARVTLSRAAISLTYPSRFMLVAAMNPCPCGWHGDSQRRCSCNPLAVQKYMGRVSGPLLDRIDLHVEVPAVRYRDLADTRMGEPSESIRARVAAAREIQRARFDGRPEVHANAHMTSRDIRTFCSIGEASESLLRTALARLGLSARAYYRIKKIARTIADLEGVEEITTAHVSEAVQYRSLDRAAGGAPTAAAPAGR comes from the coding sequence TTGCTCGCACGAGTCCTGTCCGGCGCAGTGCTCGGCATCGACGCCTATCTGGTCACCGTCGAAGCGGACGTGGCCAGCGGGCTACCCGCGTTCTACACCGTCGGCCTGCCACAGGGCGCGGTAAAGGAAGGCCGCGAGCGGGTGATCGCCGCCGTGCAGAACAGCGGCTATCTCATTCCTCCAAAGCGCCTTACGATCAACCTGGCGCCGGCGGACATCGTGAAGAGCGGGAGCGCGTTCGACCTGCCGATCGCGGTGGGCATCCTGGCCGGGACGGGGCAGATGCATTCCCTGGCGCGGCTCGAACGCTACCTGCTGATGGGCGAACTGGCGCTGGACGGTGCGCTCCGCCCGGTTCGCGGCGCGCTCCCCATCGCCATCGCGGCGCGCGCGGCGGGGCTCAACGGCGTCATTCTCCCGCCGCAGAACGTGGCTGAGGCGGCCGTCGTGGACGGCGTGGAGGTGCGCGGCGCGGCCACCCTCACGGAGGTCATCAAGTTCCTGGAAGGCACAGGCGATCTGCCGCTGGCCCAGGTGGACCGCGAGGCGCTCTTTCGATCGTCGTCCACGTACGAGGCGGACTTCGCGGACGTAAAGGGGCAGGAGCACGTGAAGCGCGCGCTGGAGGTGGCCGCGGCGGGCGCGCACAACATCCTGATGGTGGGCCCGCCGGGATCGGGCAAGACCATGCTGGCCCAGCGGATCCCCGGAATCCTGCCACCCCTCACCTTTGAGGAGGCGCTGGAAACGACCAAGATCCACTCCGTCGCCGGCCTGCTGGGCGACGGACGGGCCCTGATCTGCGCGCGCCCGTTCCGGAACCCGCACACCACCATCTCCGACGCGGGGCTCATCGGCGGCGGCTCCAACCCGCGGCCGGGTGAAGCTTCGCTCGCCCACAACGGCGTGCTGTTTCTGGATGAACTCCCGGAGTTTCGCCGCAACGTACTGGAGCAGCTTCGGCAGCCGCTGGAGGACGCGCGCGTCACGCTGTCCCGCGCGGCCATCTCGCTTACCTATCCCTCCCGTTTCATGCTGGTCGCGGCGATGAATCCGTGCCCCTGCGGGTGGCACGGGGACAGCCAGCGCCGCTGCTCGTGCAACCCGCTCGCCGTGCAGAAGTACATGGGCCGCGTGTCCGGCCCGCTGCTGGACCGCATCGACCTGCACGTGGAGGTGCCCGCCGTGCGCTATCGCGACCTGGCGGATACGCGCATGGGCGAGCCCTCGGAGTCCATCCGCGCCCGCGTGGCCGCCGCGCGCGAAATCCAGCGGGCGCGCTTTGACGGACGGCCGGAGGTGCACGCCAACGCGCACATGACCTCGCGCGACATCCGCACCTTCTGCAGCATCGGCGAGGCGAGCGAGTCGCTGCTGCGCACGGCCCTCGCGCGGCTGGGCCTGTCCGCCCGCGCGTATTACCGCATCAAGAAGATCGCGCGGACGATCGCTGATCTCGAAGGAGTGGAGGAGATCACCACCGCGCACGTCAGCGAGGCCGTGCAGTACCGCTCACTGGACCGGGCCGCCGGCGGAGCACCCACCGCCGCGGCCCCGGCCGGCCGATGA